The following are from one region of the Amycolatopsis sp. QT-25 genome:
- a CDS encoding trypsin-like peptidase domain-containing protein: MTEQPNANPQQPGEPAGDRLAPRPLARPAVDPAQAATFGRPRGVDGAFDKLYQPGANGQAAPGLNLAPPTPESLAEAFRRPPGAEGVVLERPHGSNGSEPSSNGAEGPLWTTTSDPWRDPGSGAVLAGPAVQQDSEEEKDAKRPQGALLSLPEVLFGRRVQAKALAMLAAVALVVGAAGGLIGWWFADTGSELTGQASISEADAAKERPAGSIADIAHRVAPAVVSLEVFKPGAEAGQQGSGVVIDTQGYVLTNEHVISTATTDSATKVTAVFFDGRRVEAKVVGADPKTDLAVVKVDVGNLTALQVGKSSDLAVGDSVIAVGSPLALQNSVTAGIVSALNRPVTAGGDGGSAPVIYEAIQTDAAINHGNSGGALVDATGALVGINSAIRSSSAEGGSIGIGFAIPSDYAVKIAKTLIKDGKVVHPDIGINASSTVAGSSTMGAQVRNVAPGGPAASAGIKEGDVVTEVGGRAVRDSAELLVAVRAREVGEVVPVRLVRDGSSLVVDVKLASD; the protein is encoded by the coding sequence ATGACCGAGCAGCCGAACGCGAATCCGCAGCAGCCTGGTGAGCCAGCGGGCGATCGGCTGGCGCCGCGCCCGCTGGCCAGGCCCGCCGTCGATCCGGCGCAGGCGGCCACGTTCGGCAGGCCGCGCGGCGTCGACGGCGCCTTCGACAAGCTGTACCAGCCCGGCGCGAACGGGCAGGCCGCGCCGGGACTGAACCTGGCGCCCCCGACACCGGAATCGCTCGCCGAGGCCTTTCGCCGTCCGCCGGGCGCCGAAGGTGTCGTGCTCGAGCGGCCGCACGGGTCCAACGGCTCCGAACCGTCCTCGAACGGTGCGGAAGGTCCGCTCTGGACCACGACTTCGGACCCGTGGCGCGACCCCGGCTCCGGTGCGGTGCTCGCCGGGCCCGCCGTCCAGCAGGACTCGGAAGAGGAGAAGGACGCGAAGCGCCCGCAGGGTGCGCTGCTGAGCCTGCCGGAGGTTCTCTTCGGACGGCGTGTGCAGGCGAAGGCGCTCGCGATGCTCGCCGCCGTCGCGCTGGTCGTCGGCGCCGCCGGGGGGCTGATCGGCTGGTGGTTCGCCGACACCGGCAGCGAACTGACCGGCCAGGCCAGCATCTCCGAAGCCGACGCGGCCAAGGAACGTCCGGCGGGCTCGATCGCGGACATCGCCCACCGGGTGGCGCCCGCCGTGGTCTCGCTCGAGGTGTTCAAGCCCGGCGCCGAAGCCGGTCAGCAGGGCTCCGGCGTCGTCATCGACACCCAGGGCTACGTGCTCACGAACGAACACGTGATCTCCACCGCGACGACCGATTCGGCCACCAAGGTCACCGCCGTGTTCTTCGACGGCAGGCGCGTCGAGGCGAAGGTCGTCGGCGCCGACCCCAAAACCGACCTGGCCGTGGTCAAGGTCGACGTCGGCAACCTGACCGCGTTGCAGGTCGGGAAGTCGTCCGACCTCGCCGTCGGGGACTCGGTGATCGCCGTCGGTTCACCGCTGGCGCTGCAGAACTCGGTCACCGCCGGCATCGTGAGCGCGCTCAACCGGCCGGTCACCGCGGGCGGCGACGGTGGCAGCGCGCCGGTGATCTACGAGGCCATCCAGACCGACGCCGCGATCAACCACGGCAACTCGGGCGGCGCGCTCGTGGACGCGACCGGCGCGCTGGTCGGGATCAACTCGGCGATCCGCTCGTCCAGCGCCGAAGGCGGCAGCATCGGCATCGGTTTCGCCATTCCGAGCGACTACGCGGTGAAGATCGCGAAAACACTGATCAAGGACGGCAAGGTCGTCCATCCCGACATCGGCATCAACGCTTCGTCCACCGTCGCGGGCTCCAGCACCATGGGCGCGCAGGTCCGCAACGTGGCCCCCGGCGGCCCGGCCGCCTCGGCCGGGATCAAGGAAGGCGACGTCGTCACCGAAGTCGGCGGACGGGCCGTGCGCGACTCGGCGGAGCTGCTCGTCGCGGTCCGCGCGCGCGAAGTCGGCGAAGTGGTCCCTGTCCGCCTTGTCCGGGATGGGTCTTCGCTTGTGGTGGACGTGAAACTGGCCTCGGACTAG
- the tatB gene encoding Sec-independent protein translocase protein TatB, which yields MFESVGWGEILIIVVAGLFILGPERLPEAAAWMAKSVRKVRDFATGAKTQLREEMGPEFDQLRKPLEDLRGLRNFDPKRVVTQHLFDGDTDPLGLKDVNGTKGANGSNGAAKPNGYPATASQPEPLKPGERPPVDPDAT from the coding sequence GTGTTCGAGAGTGTCGGCTGGGGCGAGATCCTCATCATCGTCGTCGCGGGTCTTTTCATCCTCGGTCCGGAACGGCTGCCCGAAGCGGCGGCCTGGATGGCGAAGAGTGTCCGCAAGGTCCGGGATTTCGCGACCGGGGCCAAGACGCAACTGCGCGAAGAGATGGGCCCGGAGTTCGATCAGCTGCGCAAGCCGCTGGAAGACCTGCGGGGCCTGCGGAACTTCGACCCGAAGCGGGTCGTCACCCAGCACCTGTTCGACGGTGACACGGATCCGCTGGGGCTCAAGGACGTCAACGGCACCAAGGGCGCGAACGGGTCCAACGGCGCCGCGAAGCCCAACGGCTACCCGGCGACGGCCTCGCAGCCGGAGCCGCTGAAGCCCGGGGAACGCCCGCCGGTCGACCCCGACGCCACCTGA